The Streptomyces fungicidicus nucleotide sequence CGGGTCCGCGCCCCGCGACCCGGCCGTCTTCACCGAGTCGACGCCGCCCAAGTCGCTGCCCAGCGGCGGGTTCGCGAAGGACACGGTGGAGGTCGAGGGCTATGTGCGCGGCTTCGCGCGCCGCCGTCCGGACGTCGCCGTGTGCGTGCTCAGGTTCGCCAACATCCTGGGTCCCGCCGCGGACAGTCCGCTCGCCGCGTACTTCGCGCTGCCGGTGCTGCCGACCGTGCTCGGCTACGACCCGCGGCTGCAGTTCGTGCACGAGGACGACGTCATCGAGGTGCTGCGGATCGGCGCGCACGAACCCCGCCGTGGCACGCTCAACAGCGGCACCTTCAACGTCGCCGGGGACGGCGTCCTGCTGCTGTCGCAGTGCTCGCGGAGGCTGGGCAGGCCCACCGTGCCGTTGCTGCTTCCCGCGGTCACCTGGGCGGGCTCGCTGGTGCGTACGCTGGGCGTGACGGACTTCTCGCCCGAGCAGATCCGGCTGCTCACCCACGGGCGGGTGGTGTCGACGGACCAGATGCGGGAGACGCTGGGCTTCACCCCGAAGTACTCGACTGCTGAAACGTTTGCGGACTTCGTGCGCGGCCGCGGCCCCGGGCTGCTGCCGCCGGAGAAGGTCGCGAAGGCCGTCGACCGGATCGCCGCGCTGCCCCTGCCGGGCAGCGGTCACCCCCCGACGCAGAGCGCCAACTGAGGAGCGCAGCAACGATGGCGGACGCCAAGGTCATTCCGTTCGACGACGACCACCGCTCCCGCGGCGGCGCGGCGCAGCGCCCCTCGCGCCGTCGAGGCGCAGGGAGCCGGGGCGGCGGCCGGTCCGCCGCGGTGGGGGAGGTCCAGCCGCTGCCGGGCATGGCGTCCGTACCGGATGATGATCCGGTGACCGGTGACGAGGAGCAGCCCCAGGAGCAGGCCGGTGACGGCACCGGTGAAGGGATCGGCGGACTGGAACGGCGGGTCGCGAGCGGGCTGGCCTTCCTGCGCCGCCGGCTCACCGGGGACTACGAGGTCGACGACTTCGGCTACGACGAGGAGCTCACCGACCAGGTCCTGATGTCCCTGCTGCGCCCGGTGTACGAGAAGTACTTCCGGGTCGAGGTGAAGGGCATCGAGAACATCCCGGCGGAGGGCGGGGCGCTGATCGTCGCCAACCACTCCGGGACGGTGCCGGTGGACGGCCTGATGATGCAGATCGCCGTGCACGACCACCATCCGGCCGACCGCCATCTGCGGCTGCTCGCGGCGGACCTGGTGTTCGTGCTGCCGGTGGTCAACGAGCTCGCCCGCAAGCTCGGGCACACCCTGGCCTGCGCGGAGGACGCCGAGCGTCTGCTCGCGCAGGGCGAGCTGGTGGGGGTGATGCCGGAGGGGTTCAAGGGCATCGGGAAGCCGTTCAGCGAGCGGTACAAGCTGCAGCGGTTCGGGCGGGGAGGGTTCGTCTCGACCGCGCTGCGGCAGGGCGCCCCGATCGTTCCCTGCTCGATCGTCGGGGCGGAGGAGATCTATCCGATGATCGGCAACGCGAAGACGCTGGCCCGGGTGCTGGGCTTCCCGTACTTCCCGTTGACGCCGACGTTCCCCTGGCTCGGCCCGTTGGGCGCGGTGCCGCTGCCGACGAAGTGGACGATCCAGTTCGGTGAGCCGATTCCGACGGACGGTTATCCGCCGGAGGCGGCGGAGGATCCGATGCTGATGTTCAACCTGACCGACCAGGTCAGGGAGCAGATCCAGCACACCCTCTACAAGCTGCTGGTGCAGCGCCGGTCGGTGTTCTTCTAGGGGTCGGGGGCGCCCCTCGTGGTGAGGGGCGCCCCTGGTGCCTAGTCCGCGTCCTCGGCTTCGATGCCCAGGCCCGGGAGGAGTCCGGGCAGGAGCGGCGGGAGGGTGACGTCGGGCGCGGGGGGCGGGGTGATGCCGCCGCCGCCCACGGCCGGTGGCGGGGTGGTGAGCGAGCCGCTCTCCTTGGGCTGGTCGAGCAGTCCGCCGGTGTTGCCGCCGAGCAGTCCGTCGCCGTCCCGGTCGTTCTCGGCGGAACCGGAGGGTCCCGCACTGCTGGAGCGGCTCTCGCCGGACGCGCCGCTGCCGGGGGAGTGCGAGGGGCCCGTGGCGGACGGGTCCTCGGGGGTCGATCCGGTGCCGCGCCGCCGGTCTCCGGCGCCCTTGTCGTCGGTCGGCGACTGGGGGAGCAGCGACTCCAGCGGGGCCACGTCCTGCTCTATGGCGTCGAACACCGACGAGACCTGCTCACTCACGTCCCCCAGCTGCACGGGCAGCCGGTCGCGCAGGGTGCCCCAGGTCTGGCGGTGCGCGTGGGAGAAGGAGGAGAGGGCCTGCATCGGGCCCAGGGAGTCGGGGTTCCGCTCGTACGCCTCGCGCAGCAGCCGGTGGCCCTCGGCGGCGTCGTGCCGCATGCCGGACAGGGTGCGGCGGACCTCGCCGAGGGACTCGTGGTCGAGCGGGCCGCTGCGGGTGCGCTCCATCAGCCGGCGGGCTTCGCCGAGGCGGGTGGAGGCGTGGTCGAGATAGACCCGGCCGCGCTCGTCGTTTCCGTCGGCGAGGCCGAGCTTGACGTCCTCGATGCCGCGCTTGACCCCGTAGAGGGAGTCGCCCGGCAGGGCGTCGGAGCTGGCGGCGGCCACCCCGCCGAGGGCGCCCGCGGCGACGCCGACGGTGAGTCCGCCGGCGGTGAGCCCCTTCGCCAGCCTGGAGCGCGGTCGCAGCTTGCCCAGCGGGCTCGCCCGGTGGGCGCCCCTGGCCCGGTGCGCGCGCTGCTCGGGCACGCCCGGGCCCGTCGCCCCGCCCGCCGCGGTGCCCTCCTGGAGCATGGCCTCGAACGCGGCCACCAGCTGGGCCCGCTGGACGACCTTGACCTCGGGGTCCAGCGCCGGCTTGGGTAGCGCGCCGAGGCCGGAGGTCAGCGCGAGCAGCTGTGCCTGCCCGGTCTCCGCGGCGGCCGGGGCCGGTGGCGATCCTTCGGACTGCTCGGCCGCCGTGCCCCGGTCGGACTGCTCCTCCAGGGCCTGGGCGAAGGCGTTGGCCCGCCGGTGCGCCGATACGTTAGCGATCACAGGCGGCACCTCCTCTCGTCATCACGGTCGACTCCCCAGGGGTGACCGCAGGGAGCCTGTATCCCGCACAACGAGCGGCGCGGCACTTGGGTTACGCATTCGGGATCGCCGAATCGGGAAGCCAACCGGGTTTTACGCAACGTGAGTTGACTGTCGCGGAGTGTCGTCCGGCCGACCGGTCGGCGGGTCCGGTCGTCCGGTCAGCGGGCGTCTTCCGGGAGGAGGCGGGCGAGGGTGCGGACGGCCCGGTACTGGAGGGTCTTGATGGCGCCCTCGTTCTTGCCCATCACGCGGGCGGTCTCGGCGACGGACAGACCCTGGAGGAACCGGAGCGTGACGCACTCCTGCTGTTGGGGGTTGAGTCGTCGTACGGCATCGAGGAGGGCGGCGTTGGAGAGTGACTCGAGAACGGAATCCTCGGGGGAGCGCTCGACCTCGTTGGCGTCGAGCATCTCCCCGGTGGTGACCTCGAGGCGGAAGCGGCTGGACTTGAAGTGGTCGGCGACGAGGTTGCGGGCGATGGTCACCAGCCAGGCGCCGAAGTCGCGGCCCTGCCAGGTGAAGGTGCCGATGCGGCGCAGTGCGCGCAGGAACGTCTCGCTGGTGAGGTCCTCGGCGGTCGCCTTGCCGCCGACCCGGTAGTAGATGTAGCGGTACACGGTGTCGCTGTACTGGTCGTAGAGACGTCCGAAGGCCTCGGCCTCGCCGGCCTGTGCGCGCTCGACGAGGTCCATCATCCGGGCGCTGTCGCTGTCCGCGGCGGGCCTGCGGGTGGCGGGGGCGCCGCCGGCCGTCCGGGCGGCGGCTCCTCTGGCCGCCCCCCTGGC carries:
- a CDS encoding NAD-dependent epimerase/dehydratase family protein — encoded protein: MGKVVLVTGVARQLGGRFVRRILRDPEVDRVVAVDAVPPGHHLGGADFVQADIRQPSIARVLAESGADTVVHLDVTGMPLGSGGRAALKETNVIGTMQLLGACQKSPNIKRLVVKSSTNVYGSAPRDPAVFTESTPPKSLPSGGFAKDTVEVEGYVRGFARRRPDVAVCVLRFANILGPAADSPLAAYFALPVLPTVLGYDPRLQFVHEDDVIEVLRIGAHEPRRGTLNSGTFNVAGDGVLLLSQCSRRLGRPTVPLLLPAVTWAGSLVRTLGVTDFSPEQIRLLTHGRVVSTDQMRETLGFTPKYSTAETFADFVRGRGPGLLPPEKVAKAVDRIAALPLPGSGHPPTQSAN
- a CDS encoding lysophospholipid acyltransferase family protein, coding for MADAKVIPFDDDHRSRGGAAQRPSRRRGAGSRGGGRSAAVGEVQPLPGMASVPDDDPVTGDEEQPQEQAGDGTGEGIGGLERRVASGLAFLRRRLTGDYEVDDFGYDEELTDQVLMSLLRPVYEKYFRVEVKGIENIPAEGGALIVANHSGTVPVDGLMMQIAVHDHHPADRHLRLLAADLVFVLPVVNELARKLGHTLACAEDAERLLAQGELVGVMPEGFKGIGKPFSERYKLQRFGRGGFVSTALRQGAPIVPCSIVGAEEIYPMIGNAKTLARVLGFPYFPLTPTFPWLGPLGAVPLPTKWTIQFGEPIPTDGYPPEAAEDPMLMFNLTDQVREQIQHTLYKLLVQRRSVFF
- a CDS encoding DUF5667 domain-containing protein, translated to MIANVSAHRRANAFAQALEEQSDRGTAAEQSEGSPPAPAAAETGQAQLLALTSGLGALPKPALDPEVKVVQRAQLVAAFEAMLQEGTAAGGATGPGVPEQRAHRARGAHRASPLGKLRPRSRLAKGLTAGGLTVGVAAGALGGVAAASSDALPGDSLYGVKRGIEDVKLGLADGNDERGRVYLDHASTRLGEARRLMERTRSGPLDHESLGEVRRTLSGMRHDAAEGHRLLREAYERNPDSLGPMQALSSFSHAHRQTWGTLRDRLPVQLGDVSEQVSSVFDAIEQDVAPLESLLPQSPTDDKGAGDRRRGTGSTPEDPSATGPSHSPGSGASGESRSSSAGPSGSAENDRDGDGLLGGNTGGLLDQPKESGSLTTPPPAVGGGGITPPPAPDVTLPPLLPGLLPGLGIEAEDAD
- a CDS encoding ECF subfamily RNA polymerase sigma factor, BldN family translates to MYPHVGVDASGLATLRATVATAREMLRGIVPPAHAVPALASATATATTGPCYALADGGAAVGRRGRHTTAPAGAARGAARGAAARTAGGAPATRRPAADSDSARMMDLVERAQAGEAEAFGRLYDQYSDTVYRYIYYRVGGKATAEDLTSETFLRALRRIGTFTWQGRDFGAWLVTIARNLVADHFKSSRFRLEVTTGEMLDANEVERSPEDSVLESLSNAALLDAVRRLNPQQQECVTLRFLQGLSVAETARVMGKNEGAIKTLQYRAVRTLARLLPEDAR